The Phycisphaerae bacterium genomic interval CGGCCGGCGTCACTGTCTGGATCCGCGGCGGGGATTACCATCTCGACAAGACCTTTGAGCTTGTGGCCGAGGACAGCGGCAGCGAGAAGATGCCGATTGCATACCGGGCGTACAAGGATGAGAAGGTGCGTCTGCTGGGCGGCAAGAGGGTCTCCGATTTCAGACCTGTTACCGATCGGGCGATTCTCGACCGGCTTGAACCGGCGGCACGCGGCAAGGTCATGCAGGCCGATCTCAAGGCCGCCGGTGTGACCGACTTTGGCGATCCCGTGGCCGCGGCCAAGCGCATCGAATTGTTCTTCGGCGGCAAGCCGATGCAGTTGTCGCGATGGCCGAACGAGGGCTTCACCAAGATCGCGGACGTCGTGGGCGGCAAGCCGATCAAGAGCCACGGGAAGGAAGGCGATTCCGTCGGCAAGTTCACGTACGAGGGCGATCGGCCGAAACGTTGGATCGGCGAGAGCGACATCTGGCTGCACGGTTACTGGTTCTGGGACTGGGCCGACGCGTACCAGAAGGTTGAGTCGATCGATACTGAAAAGCGCATCATCAACCTGGCCACGCCGTATCACCACTACGGGTATCGTAAGGAGCAGCGCTACTACGCGATCAATCTTCTCTCGGAGATCGACAGCCCGGGTGAATGGTACGTGGATCGCAGGAGCGGCACCCTCTACTTCTGGCCTCCGGCGGGCTTGGCGACAAACGAGACGTACGTGTCGGTGCTGGGGACAGCGGTCAGGATGGAGAACGTCACCGATGTGACCTTCCGCGGGCTGGTATTCGAGTACGTTCGTGGAACGGCGATTACCATCAAGGGCGGCAAGCGGGACCTCGTCGCCGGATGCACGTTACGCAATATCGGCGGGCAGGCGGTCGTGGTCAACGGCGGTGAGAAGCACGGCGTGGCCGGTTGCGACATCTACGACACCGGCGACGGCGGGATCAGCCTCAGCGGCGGCGACCGCGCGAAGCTCATCCCCGGCGGCCATTTTGCGACCAACAACCACATCTACCGCTACAGCCGCAACAGCAACACCTACCGCACGGCCGTCAGCCTGGCCGGCGTCGGTTGCCGGGCGGCCAACAATCTGATCCACGACGCCCCGCACATGGCCCTGGGCCTGAGCGGCAACGAACACGTGATTGAACTGAACGAGGTGCACCATGTGGTCATGGAAACCGACGACGCCGGGGCGTTCTACATGGGCCGCGACTGGACCTGGCGAGGGAACGTGATTCGCCACAACTACTTCCACCACATCGGCGAGTTCAAGAGCTGGGTCGGCACACAGGCCATCTACCTCGATGACTGGGCCAGCGATGTGAAGGTCCATGGCAACATCTGCTACAAGGTCTTTCGGGCGGTGCTCGTCGGCGGTGGACGTGACAACACGGTGGAGAACAACATTCTTGTGGACTGCAACATTGGCATCCACGTCGACTCGCGCGGTTTGGGCTGGGCCAAGTACTACTTCGACCGGACGGATAACACGCTGGTGGAACGGCTCAATGCGGTTCCCTACAAGGAGCCACCGTGGAGCACGCGGTACCCGCAATTGCTTACGCTTTACCAGGATGAGCCAGCCCTGGCCAAGTACAACGAGCTGGTTCGCAACGTAATGGTCGGCTGCGGCAAGGCCATCGATCTGCACGACGGCCTGACCGACAAGGTGGTTGCCATGCAGGACAACTCCATCGACGAGGAAGTCTACCTCAAGGACGGCGAGGCCAACCGGTTCCAGCTCAAGCCCGATTCACCCATGTGGGCCAAGGGTTTCCAGCGCATCCCGGTGGAGAAGATCGGGCTGCAGAAGGATGAGTACCGGTCCGCGCTGCCAGAAGCGCAATGAAGTGGTGCCGATGGCCGGGTGGGCACGTGGGTGTTGTGCAGAGCCTCCTTCCTGGACGGGCCGGGTGATCGAGGAGCACGCTGGTTGCAGCGGAAATGGGGCGACGGGGGCGTCGGGTGGCCGGCGGTGATCGAAGAGGTCGACGGCCGTGTTACTCATGCCGAAATGGGCCGACGAGGGCGTCGGCCCTACGTGTACGGCTTGTGTGACATCCATGCTCGGTGCCAGTCAAAAGCACGCGGCATGATTGGGTCCCCCACGGGCCAACAGGGCCGTTGTTCTACAGTGGTGGGCCGACGAGGGCGTCGGCCCTACTTGGTGCCGATGGCTCCGTCGGCGCTTGGGTGTTGGGTGAATCCTCCTTGCCGGACGGGTCGAGTGATCGAGGAGCACACTGGTTGCAGCGGAAATGGGCCGACGAGGGCGTCGGGTGGCCGGCGGTGATCGAAGAGGTCGACGGCCGTGTTACTCGTGCCGAAATGGGCCGACGAGGGCGTCGGCCCTACTTGATGGGGCGACGGGGGCGTCGGCCCTACTTGATGGCCCGCCGCAAGCATCGACCCTACGTGCGGCCCGTCCCGGGCGTCGGCCCTACTGTGCTTGAAGCAGACTGCGTTCAACGGCGTGGCTGCCAAGGGGGAAGCGGCGGGGATGCGGGGTCGGGGTTGACCGGGTGGCCCGTATCGGCTATTTTGCATTTAGATTGCAAATTAGCCGATAAAGGAATTGGCCATGTACTACCCCCGAGCCATCGACGACGCTTGGCGGAAGGCTGCGGAACAGTTTCCCGTGCTGCTGCTGACCGGTCCGCGACAGGTCGGCAAGACCACCTTTTTACAGCATACGGCGGAACGCGGCCGCAGGTACGTGACGCTCGATGACCCGGGTATCCGGGCTCTGGCAGTCCAGGATCCGGCGCTGTTTCTGGAGAGGTTTGAGCCGCCCGTCCTGATCGACGAGATCCAATACGCGCCGCAGTTGCTGCCCTACATCAAGATGGCAGCCGATTCCCGGCGTAAGACCGGCCTGTTCTGGCTGACGGGCTCGCAGCAGTTTCACGTCATGAAGGGCGTTTCGGAAACGCTGGCCGGCCGGGTGGCGATTGTCAATCTCCTTGGCTTCTCCTCTCGGGAACGGCACCGGCTCCGGTTGGATGTCGCCCCGTTCCTACCCACACGCCAACGGCTCAAGGAACGCGAGGGCTCACATGCGTCTTCATCGCTCAAGCACGTCTATCGTGATATCTGGTTGGGCGGATTCCCCGCCTTGACCGCCGGGCCGGTGAAGGACCGCGATCTATTCTACAGTTCGTATCTCCAGACCTATCTACAGCGGGACGTGAAGGACCTGACGCAGGTTGGAGACGAAGCGGCCTTCCTGAGGTTCCTCAAGGCATGTGCCGCCCGGACGGGCAACCTGCTGAATCTTTCCGATCTGGCTCGCGACGCCGATATCAGCGTCAACACGGCCAAGAGCTGGCTTTCCATTCTCCGGGGCAGCATGCAGGTGTTCCTGCTTTCGCCGTACCACACAAACGTGACCAAGCGGCTGGTCAAGGCGCCCAAGCTCTACTTCCTGGATACCGGGCTGTGCTCTTACCTCACGGACTGGTCGTCGCCGGAAACACTCGAAAGCGGGGCGATGTCCGGCGCCGTCCTGGAGACTTACGTCGTGAGCGAGGTTCTCAAGAGCTGGTGGCATCGAGGTCAAAGTCCT includes:
- a CDS encoding right-handed parallel beta-helix repeat-containing protein gives rise to the protein MCNTLLFSLVMILATQTQSAAELYVAANGNDAWSGGLAAPNEQKTDGPFATLERARDEIRKMKKKPGESPAGVTVWIRGGDYHLDKTFELVAEDSGSEKMPIAYRAYKDEKVRLLGGKRVSDFRPVTDRAILDRLEPAARGKVMQADLKAAGVTDFGDPVAAAKRIELFFGGKPMQLSRWPNEGFTKIADVVGGKPIKSHGKEGDSVGKFTYEGDRPKRWIGESDIWLHGYWFWDWADAYQKVESIDTEKRIINLATPYHHYGYRKEQRYYAINLLSEIDSPGEWYVDRRSGTLYFWPPAGLATNETYVSVLGTAVRMENVTDVTFRGLVFEYVRGTAITIKGGKRDLVAGCTLRNIGGQAVVVNGGEKHGVAGCDIYDTGDGGISLSGGDRAKLIPGGHFATNNHIYRYSRNSNTYRTAVSLAGVGCRAANNLIHDAPHMALGLSGNEHVIELNEVHHVVMETDDAGAFYMGRDWTWRGNVIRHNYFHHIGEFKSWVGTQAIYLDDWASDVKVHGNICYKVFRAVLVGGGRDNTVENNILVDCNIGIHVDSRGLGWAKYYFDRTDNTLVERLNAVPYKEPPWSTRYPQLLTLYQDEPALAKYNELVRNVMVGCGKAIDLHDGLTDKVVAMQDNSIDEEVYLKDGEANRFQLKPDSPMWAKGFQRIPVEKIGLQKDEYRSALPEAQ
- a CDS encoding ATP-binding protein, whose amino-acid sequence is MYYPRAIDDAWRKAAEQFPVLLLTGPRQVGKTTFLQHTAERGRRYVTLDDPGIRALAVQDPALFLERFEPPVLIDEIQYAPQLLPYIKMAADSRRKTGLFWLTGSQQFHVMKGVSETLAGRVAIVNLLGFSSRERHRLRLDVAPFLPTRQRLKEREGSHASSSLKHVYRDIWLGGFPALTAGPVKDRDLFYSSYLQTYLQRDVKDLTQVGDEAAFLRFLKACAARTGNLLNLSDLARDADISVNTAKSWLSILRGSMQVFLLSPYHTNVTKRLVKAPKLYFLDTGLCSYLTDWSSPETLESGAMSGAVLETYVVSEVLKSWWHRGQSPEVYYYRDKDRKEIDLIFLQNRTLYPLEVKKSASPGPDWAAFFNPLGKLKMKVGEAGVVCLSKDLLPLGENVNAIPVGWL